The following is a genomic window from Candidatus Omnitrophota bacterium.
GCAGGCTTGCTCTGTGTTAAATATCAAGCAGATATTCACCTGCTATGATAACCCTAAGGGCAATGCTGATACAGAAAGAGTTATCCGGACAATGAAAGAAGATCTAATTTGGTTAAAAGTAGAACAATGGAAATCACCATTTGATGTTGAAGAAGACTTAAAAGCCTGGATAAGCCGTTACAACAATGATTTTCCACATTCCTCTTTGGGTTATAAAACACCGGTGCAATATGAGAAAGAGCAGTTGTTACTTGCTACTAAAATCTAGCTTGCCAAATGGGGGTCAGTACAAAAAATAGGCAATCAGGCGAATCTTTTTAGGGTCGGCAATACAGGGTGCAGCATAACATAAGGTAATGGATTTTAAAAACATATTCGGAGGTGAGACCTCCAAATATATTTGAAAATAAAGAAGAAATATTCTCGCATTAAATCTTTTGTTGTTTTAACGCGCTAT
Proteins encoded in this region:
- a CDS encoding integrase core domain-containing protein translates to QACSVLNIKQIFTCYDNPKGNADTERVIRTMKEDLIWLKVEQWKSPFDVEEDLKAWISRYNNDFPHSSLGYKTPVQYEKEQLLLATKI